A region of the Chryseobacterium gotjawalense genome:
ATGGTTGACAGTGCAAGACAATTGAAGAGACTAAGACCAGCACCACAAGGTAGAGGTCATAGAATCAGAAAAAGATCAAACCACATCACTTTAATTTTAGGAACTAAAGATAATAAATAATCAAGGTATGGGACAGAAGACAAATCCAATTGGTAACAGATTAGGTATCATCAGAGGATGGGATTCAAACTGGTATGGTGGTAAAGATTATGGAGACAGAATCGCAGAAGACTACAAGATCAGAAGATACCTTGAGGCAAGATTATCTAAAGGTGGAATTTCAAAAATCTACATCGAGAGAACATTGAAATTAGTAACCATTACAATTACGACTGCTAGACCGGGATTAATTATCGGTAAAGGAGGACAGGAAGTTGATAAATTAAAAGAAGAATTAAAAAAATTGACGGATAAAGATATCCAGATCAATATCTTCGAAATCAAAAGACCTGAACTCGACGCAGTTTTAGTTGCAGACAGCATCGCAAAGCAAATCGAAAATAGAATTTCTTACAGAAGAGCTGTGAAAATGTCAATTCAAAGCACCATGAGAATGGGAGCAGAAGGAATCAAAGTACAGATCTCTGGAAGATTAAACGGAGCTGAGATGGCAAGAAGCGAATCTTTCAAAGAAGGAAGAATCCCATTGTCAACTTTTAGAGCAGATATCGATTACCATATCGGTGAAGCACTTACTCAGTACGGGAAACTAGGAGTGAAAGTTTGGATTATGAAAGGGGAAGTGTACGGTAAAAGAGACCTTAGCCCATTAGTAGGACAACAGAAAAAAGCACCTGCAGGAAGAGGAGATCGTAACGATCGTAATGATAGAGGAGACAGAGGCGATAGAAGACCAAGAGATAGAAAATAATTAATGAAATTTTGGAGGATACTTTTTAAATGACCGTTACTTTTTTAAAATCTAAAATCTAAAATCTAAAATTCCTAGAAATTATGTTACAACCAAGAAGAACCAAATTCCGTAAAGTTCACAAGATGAAAATGAAGGGGATTGCCCAAAGAGGCAGTCAACTTGCATACGGAACTTTCGGGATCAAAGCTAATGAAGGAGCTTGGATCACTGCAAGACAAATTGAAGCAGCGCGTATTGCTGCAACAAGATATATGAAAAGAGAAGGTCAGTTATGGATCAAAGTATTTCCAGACAAACCTATTACTAAAAAACCAGCCGAAGTAAGGATGGGGAAAGGTAAAGGTGCTGTGGAATATTGGGTATCTGTAGTGAAACCTGGTAAAATTATGTTTGAAGTAGGTGGCGTATCTTATGAAGTTGCAAAAGAAGCACTTCGTCTTGCCGCTCAGAAACTTCCTGTTACTACAAGATTTGTAGTTGCTAACGATTTTGTTCAACCTCAATAATTTATTAAAATGAAAAAAGCTGACATCAAAAATCTAAGCGCAGGAGACATTCAGAACAAACTAGTTGAAGTGAAAGCAGATTTCAATAAAATGAAATTATCGCACAGCATCAGCCCGATTGAAAATCCTATTCAAATCAAAGATTTGAGAAGAACAATCGCAAGACTGGAAACTGAATTAACACTAAAACAACAATCATAATTTTCCTTTTATCATGGATAGAAATTTAAGAAAAGAAAGAATCGGAATCGTTTCTAGCAATAAAATGGAAAAAACCATTGTTGTAAGTGAAACGACGAGAGTAAAACACCCGATGTACGGTAAATTCGTTTTGAAAACGAAAAAATATACCGCTCATGATGAGAACAACGAGTGTACTGAAGGCGATACAGTATTAATTACTGAAACAAGACCTTTAAGTAAAAGTAAGAGATGGAGATTAGTAAGAATCATTGAAAAAGCTAAGTAATGTTACAAACCGAATCAAGATTAAAAGTTGCTGATAACACAGGTGCAAAAGAAGTACTGGTTATTAGAGTTCTAGGAGGAACTAGAAGAAGATATGCTTCAGTTGGTGATAAGATCGTAGTTACTATCAAAGATTCTACACCACAAGGAACTGCAAAAAAAGGAACTATTTCTAAAGCAGTAGTGGTAAGAACAAAAAAAGCAGTAAGAAGAAAAGATGGTTCATACATCAAATTCGACGACAACGCTTGTGTTCTTTTAAACGCTACTGGTGAAATGAGAGGAACCAGAGTTTTCGGACCTGTGGCTCGTGAACTAAGAGACAAAGAATACATGAAAGTCATTTCATTAGCTCCTGAAGTACTTTAATTTTAAAATTTACAAAAAATGACAAAGTTAAAAATCAAAAGAGGAGATAACGTAATCATCACTACCGGAAAGAAAGAAATTAAAGGTAAAAAAGGTGAGGTTATAGAAGTGATCAGAAAAGAAGGCAAAGACGCAAGAGTAATTGTTGCAGGTTTAAATATTGTTAAAAAACATACTAAACCATCTGCAGGAAATCCACAAGGCGGAATTGTAGAAAAAGAAGCATCAATCCATATTTCAAATGTTATGTTGATCGACAAAAACGGTAAACCAACAAAAACAGGAAGTAAGGTAGAAGGTGATAAGAAAGTGAGAGTTGCTAAATCAACCGGTGAAACTTTATAATAAAACGACGATGGAATATATAGCAAGACCAAAACAAATATATAAAGAGAAAATTGTTCCTACAATGATGGAAGAATTTGGGTACAAATCTGTAATGCAGGTTCCTAAATTATTGAAAATCGTTGTGTCACAAGGTTTGGGTGCAGCAACAGCTGACAAGAAAATTGTTGATTACGGAATCGAAGAACTTACAGCAATCACTGGTCAAAAAGCAGTTGGAACTCTTTCTAAGAAAGATGAGGCAGCTTTCAAATTAAGAAAAGGAATGCCTGTAGGTGCTAGAGTTACTTTAAGAGCAAATCAAATGTATGAGTTCTTAGACCGATTAACTTCTTCAGCTTTACCACGTATCCGTGATTTTAACGGTATCAAAGCAGATGGTTTCGACGGTAGAGGAAATTACAACTTAGGGATTACTGAGCAAATCATCTTCCCAGAGATTGCAATTGACAAAGTAAAAAAAATCCAGGGGATGGACATTACTTTTGTAACTTCTGCGAAAACTGACAAAGAAGCTAAATCACTATTAACGCATTTCGGTATGCCTTTCAAAAAGAACTAAGATGGCTAAAGAATCAATGAAAGCGCGTGAGCGCAAAAGAGAAGCTACGGTAGCTAAATATGCAGAGAAAAGAAAAGCTTTGAAAGAAGCTGGAGATTATCTTGGCTTACAAAAATTACCAAAAGATGCTTCGCCAGTAAGACTACACAACAGATGTAAATTAACTGGAAGACCAAGAGGTTACATGAGAACATTCGGTCTTTCAAGAGTAACTTTCAGAGAAATGGCCAACAACGGTCTTATCCCGGGAGTGAAAAAAGCAAGTTGGTAATAATTTAGAACAATCAAGATGATCAAGTTGATTATTAGATAAAAGAAAAAAGAATAAAGAGAAAGGGTTTTAATCTTGGCTCTTTGTTCTTGGCTCTTGGCTCTCTTTTCAAAACTGCTCATCACAAACCAATAATTTAAAATAGAAAAATGGTAACAGATCCAATTTCAGATTTCCTAACCAGAGTAAGGAACGCACAAAGCGCAGGCCACAAAGTGGTGGATATTCCTGCATCGAAAATCAAAAAGGAGATTACAAAAATTTTGTTTGATCAAGGTTATATTTTGAACTACAAGTTCGAAGATAACGCTGTTCAGGGAAACATCAAAATCGCTTTAAAGTACGACAAAACAACCAACAGACCTATCATCAAAAGCATCCAAAGAGCTTCAAGACCAGGTTTGAGACAATACAAAGGATCAGGTGAACTGCCAAGAGTATTGAACGGTTTGGGAATTGCAATTATCTCAACTTCGAGAGGAGTAATGACCGATAAAAAAGCACGTCAGGAAAAAGTGGGTGGAGAAGTAATCTGCTATGTTTATTAATTAATAATCAAAGGAAAATGTCAAGAATTGGTAAATCAATTATAGAAATTCCCGCTAATGTTACCGTAACCGAGAAAGACGGATTGGTAACTGTGAAAGGACCGAAAGGAGAACTTACACAGCAATTAGAGCAGGGAATCACTCTAAAGCAAGAAGACGGGATTCTAACTTTAGATCGTCCGTCGGAATCTAAACAACATAAAGCATTACACGGTCTTTACAGAGCGTTAATCAATAATATGGTTCTTGGAACTGCCGAAGGGTGGACCAAAAAACTGGAATTGGTAGGAGTAGGATACAGAGCATCTAATCAAGGAAACAGATTAGATTTAGCTTTAGGATTCTCACACGGGATCGTACTGGATCTTCCGAAAGAAATCGTGGTAGAAACGTTATCTGAAAAAGGTAAAAACCCTATCATCACTTTAACATCATTTGACAAACAATTATTAGGAATGGTTGCTGCAAAGATCAGATCTTTCAGAAAACCAGAACCATATAAAGGAAAAGGTGTTAGATTCGTTGGAGAAATTGTAAGACGTAAAGCTGGTAAATCTGCTTAATTTTAAAACTTAAGAACATGGCACTAAGCAAAGTACAAAAAAGAAATAGAATTAAAAGAAGAGTAAGAGGGAAAATCTCTGGCTCTGCTGAATTACCAAGATTATCAGTTTACAAAAGCAATAAAGAAATTTACGCGCAGTTGATCGACGATAAAGATGGTAAAACTTTAGCCTCAGCTTCATCAAGAGCGCTGAATGCAAAAGGAAACAAAACAGAAATCTCTGCAGAGGTAGGTAAAGCAATCGCTGAAAAAGCTAAAGCTGCAGGAATTGAAAAAATAGTGTTCGACAGAAACGGATTCGTATATCATGGTAGAGTGAAAGCTTTAGCTGATGGTGCGAGAGAAGGCGGACTAAAATTCTAATCATTAAATTTCGGAAATATGTTAGGACTAGATAATATAGAAAAAATCAAACCGGGAGGATTAGAACTTAAAGATCGTCTCGTTTCAGTAAACAGAGTTACGAAAGTAACCAAAGGAGGTAGAGCTTTCGGATTTTCTGCAATCGTGGTTGTAGGAGACGAAGCTGGGACTGTAGGATTCGGTTTAGGAAAATCTAAAGAAGTTGCTTCGGCTATTGCAAAAGCAGTAGAAGATGCGAAGAAAAATTTAGTGAAAATTCCTATGAAAGATCATACAATTCCTCACCAAACATCCGCAAGATATGGTGGTGCAGATATCTTCTTGAGACCTGCAACTCATGGTACCGGTGTAATCGCTGGTGGTACAGTTCGTATGGTATTGGAATCTGCTGGTATTAAAGATATTCTTTCTAAATCTAAAGGTTCATCTAACCCACATAACGTAGTAAAGGCAACTTTCAAAGCGTTATTGGATATTAGAAAACCTGAGGAAATCGCAAGATTAAGAGGTATTTCATTAAATAAAGTGTTTAACGGTTAATAAGTAAAGCAATGGCAAAAATTCAAATCAAACAAGTAAGAAGCGCTATTGGTAGAACCAAAACTCAAAAGAGAACGCTTGAAGCATTAGGATTGAAAAAACTTCACCAAGTGGTAGAACATGACGATACTCCTGCAATTCTAGGAATGGTAGCGGCAGTAGGTCACTTATTAGAAGTACAAAAATAGAAAATTGACAAAGAGACCAAGAGACTTGATAATGATAGTCTCTTATCTCTAATCTTTAAATCTCAAATCTAAAAATAATGAATTTAAATAATATTAGACCTGCAGCAGGTTCTACTCACAGTACGAAAAGAATCGGAAGAGGACAAGGTAGTGGAAAAGGTGGTACAGCTGGGAAAGGTCACAATGGTCAGCAAGCAAGAGCTGGTTATTCTCAGAAAATTGGTTTCGAAGGTGGACAAATGCCTTTGCAAAGAAGATTACCGAAATTCGGTTTCACCAACATCAATAGAAAAGAGTATAGAGGAATTAATATTGATACCCTGCAACTTTTAGCGGATACCAAAAATATCACAGAAATTACGCAAGAGGTATTAGTAGAAAATGGTTTAGCTAAAAAAAGCGAAATCGTGAAAATTATGGGTAGAGGAGAGTTGAAAGCTGGTATTTCAATTTCTGCGC
Encoded here:
- the rpsC gene encoding 30S ribosomal protein S3, with the protein product MGQKTNPIGNRLGIIRGWDSNWYGGKDYGDRIAEDYKIRRYLEARLSKGGISKIYIERTLKLVTITITTARPGLIIGKGGQEVDKLKEELKKLTDKDIQINIFEIKRPELDAVLVADSIAKQIENRISYRRAVKMSIQSTMRMGAEGIKVQISGRLNGAEMARSESFKEGRIPLSTFRADIDYHIGEALTQYGKLGVKVWIMKGEVYGKRDLSPLVGQQKKAPAGRGDRNDRNDRGDRGDRRPRDRK
- the rplP gene encoding 50S ribosomal protein L16 — its product is MLQPRRTKFRKVHKMKMKGIAQRGSQLAYGTFGIKANEGAWITARQIEAARIAATRYMKREGQLWIKVFPDKPITKKPAEVRMGKGKGAVEYWVSVVKPGKIMFEVGGVSYEVAKEALRLAAQKLPVTTRFVVANDFVQPQ
- the rpmC gene encoding 50S ribosomal protein L29, with the protein product MKKADIKNLSAGDIQNKLVEVKADFNKMKLSHSISPIENPIQIKDLRRTIARLETELTLKQQS
- the rpsQ gene encoding 30S ribosomal protein S17 codes for the protein MMDRNLRKERIGIVSSNKMEKTIVVSETTRVKHPMYGKFVLKTKKYTAHDENNECTEGDTVLITETRPLSKSKRWRLVRIIEKAK
- the rplN gene encoding 50S ribosomal protein L14, which encodes MLQTESRLKVADNTGAKEVLVIRVLGGTRRRYASVGDKIVVTIKDSTPQGTAKKGTISKAVVVRTKKAVRRKDGSYIKFDDNACVLLNATGEMRGTRVFGPVARELRDKEYMKVISLAPEVL
- the rplX gene encoding 50S ribosomal protein L24 yields the protein MTKLKIKRGDNVIITTGKKEIKGKKGEVIEVIRKEGKDARVIVAGLNIVKKHTKPSAGNPQGGIVEKEASIHISNVMLIDKNGKPTKTGSKVEGDKKVRVAKSTGETL
- the rplE gene encoding 50S ribosomal protein L5; its protein translation is MEYIARPKQIYKEKIVPTMMEEFGYKSVMQVPKLLKIVVSQGLGAATADKKIVDYGIEELTAITGQKAVGTLSKKDEAAFKLRKGMPVGARVTLRANQMYEFLDRLTSSALPRIRDFNGIKADGFDGRGNYNLGITEQIIFPEIAIDKVKKIQGMDITFVTSAKTDKEAKSLLTHFGMPFKKN
- the rpsN gene encoding 30S ribosomal protein S14: MAKESMKARERKREATVAKYAEKRKALKEAGDYLGLQKLPKDASPVRLHNRCKLTGRPRGYMRTFGLSRVTFREMANNGLIPGVKKASW
- the rpsH gene encoding 30S ribosomal protein S8; this encodes MVTDPISDFLTRVRNAQSAGHKVVDIPASKIKKEITKILFDQGYILNYKFEDNAVQGNIKIALKYDKTTNRPIIKSIQRASRPGLRQYKGSGELPRVLNGLGIAIISTSRGVMTDKKARQEKVGGEVICYVY
- the rplF gene encoding 50S ribosomal protein L6 produces the protein MSRIGKSIIEIPANVTVTEKDGLVTVKGPKGELTQQLEQGITLKQEDGILTLDRPSESKQHKALHGLYRALINNMVLGTAEGWTKKLELVGVGYRASNQGNRLDLALGFSHGIVLDLPKEIVVETLSEKGKNPIITLTSFDKQLLGMVAAKIRSFRKPEPYKGKGVRFVGEIVRRKAGKSA
- the rplR gene encoding 50S ribosomal protein L18, which gives rise to MALSKVQKRNRIKRRVRGKISGSAELPRLSVYKSNKEIYAQLIDDKDGKTLASASSRALNAKGNKTEISAEVGKAIAEKAKAAGIEKIVFDRNGFVYHGRVKALADGAREGGLKF
- the rpsE gene encoding 30S ribosomal protein S5, whose product is MLGLDNIEKIKPGGLELKDRLVSVNRVTKVTKGGRAFGFSAIVVVGDEAGTVGFGLGKSKEVASAIAKAVEDAKKNLVKIPMKDHTIPHQTSARYGGADIFLRPATHGTGVIAGGTVRMVLESAGIKDILSKSKGSSNPHNVVKATFKALLDIRKPEEIARLRGISLNKVFNG
- the rpmD gene encoding 50S ribosomal protein L30, yielding MAKIQIKQVRSAIGRTKTQKRTLEALGLKKLHQVVEHDDTPAILGMVAAVGHLLEVQK
- the rplO gene encoding 50S ribosomal protein L15, translating into MNLNNIRPAAGSTHSTKRIGRGQGSGKGGTAGKGHNGQQARAGYSQKIGFEGGQMPLQRRLPKFGFTNINRKEYRGINIDTLQLLADTKNITEITQEVLVENGLAKKSEIVKIMGRGELKAGISISAHKFTKSAEEAIAKAGGKAITL